The Maridesulfovibrio sp. genomic sequence GACGTCCCAGCCCTGAAAGACTCAAGGAACTGGGGCTGGAATTTGTGGACCGGGTTCTAAACGAAAATCCGGCCAACAGGCAATGGGACGGGCCGCCCATGTGGGAACTCGAAGACTATCCCCACGGGGGCAAGCGCAGCTAAGATTCTACCCACAACCCGGTAAAATCAAACTTATCCACATCCACCAATCCCCGGTCTGTAAGTTTCAGGCTGGGGATTACAGGAAGGGCCAGAAATGAAATCAGCATAAAGGGATTGTAAGAACATCCCAACTGCTGTGTAGCCCGGTTAAGCTCCTGCACTCCTTCGACCATTTCATCAAGCCCTTTGTCACTCATAAGTCCGGCCACAGGCAGGGGCAATGCAGCCAGCACATTTCCGTCCCTGACAACCACAAAACCGCCACCCATGCGTACTGTCTCCCGAGCGGCAAGCACCATATCCCTATCATTCATTCCTGCAACAATCAGGTTATGGGAATCGTGGGCCACGGTCCCTGCAATCGCCCCTAGGGAAAGCCCCAATCCGCGCACAAATCCCGTAGCACAATGACCTGTAGCCCGGTGGCGCTCGATGACTGTAAGTTTGCAGATGTCACGGGCTGGGTCGGCAACCGGAATTCCGTCTTCAAGCGAAGGCTCCAACTCCAGATTATCAGTCAGCAACTGGCCGCGAGCAGTGCCGATAACCCTGATCTTGCCGCTGCCCTTTTCCGGTACGAACATGTTCGCATCAATTTCGGAACCCACATGCATAGAACTGCGGGAGGGCAGGCCGTTACCTGATTCAAAACTATGTTCATCCAGAGTCAGTCCGTTCAGGAAAACTTCATGGATGGCAAAGTCCTTGAGATCATCCACCAGAAAACAATTGGCCCGGTATCCAGGTCCTATTGCCCCGTAACCGCTCAAACCGAAATAGCGGGCCGGATTTATGGAAACCATCTGCACCGCCCTGAGCGGATCCAGCCCAAGGGCCACGGCCCGGCGCAGACCGTAGTCAAGATGTCCGTTCTCACGCAGGTCCAGCACATTGCGATCGTCGGTAACTATGGAAATGTTATGTCCGTTGAACTCGTTTACCACCCCGAGCAAATCTTCCATATTCCGCTCAAGAGAGCCTTCACGCATCATCAGATGCATTCCCGCACGCAACTTTTCCCTCGCCTCTGAAACATTGGAGCATTCATGGTCACTACGCGGTCCGGCCAGCACATAGGCATTCAGATCAAGCCCGGAAAGCAACGGGGCATGTCCATCAATTACGCGTCCTTTAGCTGCCGCAAGCTTTGAAAGCACCTCCGGGTCATTAAAAAGGACTCCGGGGAAATTCATCATTTCGGCCAACCCTAACATCCTGTCCGGGTAAAGCCGCAGGAAAGTCTCCACGTCCACAGCGCTGAGCCGGGCACCGGAATCCTCCAGAGCGGTAGCGGGCACACAGGAAGGAAACATAAAAAATATGGCGACAGGGAGGTCACGAGAACTCTTGAGCATATACTCCACACCGGCACGGCCCAGTACATTGGCTATTTCATGCGGATCACAGACCACGGCAGCAGTTCCATGAGCAGACACGGCCTGCGCAAATCGGGGCGGGGTCAGAAGGGTCGATTCTATATGGATATGCCCTTCCACCAACCCCGGCAGCAGGAAACGGCCCCCGCCATCATATTCCCGTTCAGCATCATAAGCACCAAATCCGAGAAAAACGCCTTCCGCGATCCCTACGTCAGCCTCGTGAATCTCCCCGCTAAGCACATTGACCACCCGGCAGTTGCGGATAACCAAATCAGCGCGGCCAGTACCACGGGCCAAATCAATCATTCGGGAAAGCTGCATACCCCCTCCGATGTAAAAACAGTGCAAAAAAATCACTTCGCCCTGATTTTAACACCTTTCAGCCAAGTATGACAACCTTGCCTAAAAAAGATCTATGCTCACGGTAAGCAGTGACAATACATTTCCCCATGCACTTATTGACAAGATAAGTCTCTTAAGGCAATATTTTCGAAAACGTTTGCGGTTACGTTTGCAGAAACCGGAGAAAAGAAAATACAGGGAACAGTAATGAATAAAGAATTTCAGGACTATCCGCATAAAAGGTACAATCCCCTGACCGGAGAATGGGTGCTTGTTTCGCCGCACCGCACCAAACGCCCATGGCAGGGCAAGCAGGAAAAACCTGCACCCAACACCCTGCCTGCATACGATGACAAGTGTTACCTCTGCCCCGGAAACACCCGCAATCAAGGCGCAGCCAACCCTGAATATCAAGATGTTTTTGTTTTTGATAACGACTTTCCGGCCCTGCTCAATGAATCAGTGGACGATTTCAACGATAACGACGGCCTTTTCAGAATCGAGCCCGAAAGCGGCACCTGCCGGGTGGTCTGCTTTTCCCCCCGCCATGACCTGACCATTTCACGCATGAAGCCCGAAGCGGTTCGCAAAGTAATAGACACATGGTGTGCCCAGTATGAAGAACTGAGTACGCGTGAAGACATTGGATATGTGCAGATCTTTGAAAACCGGGGCGAAATTATGGG encodes the following:
- the ade gene encoding adenine deaminase, translated to MQLSRMIDLARGTGRADLVIRNCRVVNVLSGEIHEADVGIAEGVFLGFGAYDAEREYDGGGRFLLPGLVEGHIHIESTLLTPPRFAQAVSAHGTAAVVCDPHEIANVLGRAGVEYMLKSSRDLPVAIFFMFPSCVPATALEDSGARLSAVDVETFLRLYPDRMLGLAEMMNFPGVLFNDPEVLSKLAAAKGRVIDGHAPLLSGLDLNAYVLAGPRSDHECSNVSEAREKLRAGMHLMMREGSLERNMEDLLGVVNEFNGHNISIVTDDRNVLDLRENGHLDYGLRRAVALGLDPLRAVQMVSINPARYFGLSGYGAIGPGYRANCFLVDDLKDFAIHEVFLNGLTLDEHSFESGNGLPSRSSMHVGSEIDANMFVPEKGSGKIRVIGTARGQLLTDNLELEPSLEDGIPVADPARDICKLTVIERHRATGHCATGFVRGLGLSLGAIAGTVAHDSHNLIVAGMNDRDMVLAARETVRMGGGFVVVRDGNVLAALPLPVAGLMSDKGLDEMVEGVQELNRATQQLGCSYNPFMLISFLALPVIPSLKLTDRGLVDVDKFDFTGLWVES